The following are from one region of the Hymenobacter sp. YIM 151858-1 genome:
- a CDS encoding SPW repeat domain-containing protein: protein MDQPISRRQHAIPEFTMIPSIAAAPAAFGFTNDKTASTLCYVLSGTALLSALFTRAEWGAVKVIPYKTHLAIDAVSGITALAAPWLFGFAKNTRARNAFLAMGTIASIVTALSRPEEMPKYRTR from the coding sequence ATGGATCAGCCCATTTCGCGCCGCCAGCACGCCATCCCGGAGTTCACCATGATTCCCTCTATCGCCGCCGCGCCGGCCGCGTTCGGTTTCACTAACGACAAAACCGCCTCTACGCTGTGCTACGTGCTGAGCGGCACGGCCCTGCTCTCGGCTTTGTTTACCCGCGCCGAATGGGGCGCCGTGAAGGTGATACCCTATAAAACCCACCTTGCTATTGATGCCGTGAGCGGCATTACGGCCCTGGCGGCGCCGTGGCTGTTTGGCTTTGCCAAGAACACCCGCGCCCGCAACGCGTTCCTGGCCATGGGCACCATTGCCAGCATCGTAACGGCGTTGTCGCGGCCCGAGGAAATGCCCAAGTACCGCACGCGCTAG
- a CDS encoding SDR family NAD(P)-dependent oxidoreductase, protein MKHKRLPVSINLVLLVLLIGVLSSCATSKPGAAVQKKVQGKTYVIVGASSGFGRGMAEQLGAMKANVVLAARRTELLEEVATKVRAGGGQALVVTTDISQPDQVQRLADAAMQQFGRVDVWVNDAGVGGIGRFWEIPIADYSRMIDVNLKGIVYGSHAAMQIFKKQGTGVLMNLGSVESHVPLAYHAVYASTKGAIKNFDQALNQELRLSGFKNIEVVTIEPWAVDTPFWTHAANYSGGTPRMAAMDPPSKVVNAMVRSSVRPRQELPVGWKARGAVTSHRILPHFTERLSANIAHRYQIKTAPPAPANAGSLHQPEADGRGVADGVKARIKAENKQRREQKGK, encoded by the coding sequence ATGAAACACAAACGCCTACCAGTATCCATTAACCTGGTGCTGCTCGTGCTGCTAATTGGGGTGCTCAGCAGCTGCGCCACCTCCAAGCCCGGTGCGGCCGTGCAGAAGAAAGTACAAGGCAAAACCTACGTGATTGTAGGCGCCTCGAGCGGTTTTGGCCGCGGCATGGCCGAGCAGCTCGGCGCCATGAAAGCCAACGTGGTGCTGGCCGCGCGCCGCACCGAGCTACTCGAAGAAGTAGCCACCAAAGTGCGCGCCGGCGGCGGCCAGGCCTTGGTAGTAACCACCGATATCAGCCAGCCCGACCAGGTGCAACGCCTCGCCGATGCCGCCATGCAGCAGTTTGGCCGCGTGGATGTATGGGTAAACGACGCCGGCGTGGGCGGCATTGGCCGCTTCTGGGAAATACCCATTGCCGATTACTCCCGCATGATCGACGTGAACCTGAAAGGCATTGTGTACGGCAGCCACGCCGCCATGCAAATCTTCAAGAAGCAGGGCACGGGTGTGCTCATGAACCTAGGCTCCGTCGAAAGCCACGTGCCCCTGGCTTACCACGCCGTGTACGCCTCCACCAAGGGCGCCATTAAAAACTTCGACCAGGCCCTAAACCAGGAGCTGCGCCTGAGCGGCTTCAAGAACATTGAGGTGGTTACCATTGAGCCGTGGGCCGTGGATACCCCCTTCTGGACGCACGCCGCCAACTACAGCGGCGGCACGCCCCGCATGGCCGCCATGGACCCGCCCAGCAAAGTGGTAAACGCCATGGTGCGCTCCTCGGTGCGGCCCCGGCAAGAGCTGCCGGTAGGCTGGAAAGCCCGCGGCGCCGTTACTTCGCACCGCATTCTGCCGCACTTCACCGAGCGGCTATCGGCCAACATTGCGCACCGCTACCAAATAAAAACCGCGCCGCCCGCCCCAGCCAACGCCGGCTCCCTGCACCAACCCGAAGCCGATGGCCGCGGCGTAGCCGATGGCGTAAAAGCCCGCATCAAAGCCGAAAACAAGCAGCGCCGCGAGCAAAAAGGCAAGTAG
- a CDS encoding NADP-dependent oxidoreductase produces the protein MKAFILAEPTGSAGLQLTEQPTPTLGADDVLVQVQAISLNPVDVKTCQGKALYGSLKEQSPVMPGWDIAGIVREVGSNVTTLQPGDEVLGMVNFPGHGRAYAELVAAPAAHLVRKPANISMAEAAAGTLAALTAWQALVNNANLQAGQRVLVHAAGGGVGHYAVQLAKHLGAHVVATASAAKRDFVQSLGADEIVDYQQQAFEQAVAPVDVVLDCLAGDTQLRSLEVLKPGGTLVSILGLTPDTPQRAEQRGVTAKGMLVNSNEPGMQQVAELLGSGALRSHVSHTFAFEQLPQALDEVATGRTQGKVVVTL, from the coding sequence ATGAAAGCGTTTATCCTTGCTGAGCCTACCGGCTCGGCCGGCTTGCAGCTAACCGAGCAGCCCACTCCTACCCTAGGTGCCGATGATGTGCTGGTGCAGGTGCAGGCCATCAGCTTGAACCCCGTAGACGTGAAAACCTGCCAGGGCAAAGCTTTGTACGGCAGCCTGAAAGAGCAAAGCCCCGTGATGCCCGGCTGGGACATTGCCGGCATCGTGCGCGAAGTGGGCAGCAACGTAACCACCCTACAACCCGGCGACGAAGTGCTGGGCATGGTAAACTTCCCCGGGCACGGCCGCGCCTACGCCGAGCTGGTTGCCGCGCCGGCCGCCCACCTGGTGCGCAAGCCCGCCAACATTTCGATGGCCGAGGCCGCGGCGGGTACGCTGGCGGCCCTTACAGCTTGGCAAGCGCTGGTAAACAATGCCAACCTGCAAGCCGGCCAGCGCGTGCTCGTGCATGCGGCCGGGGGCGGCGTGGGCCACTACGCCGTGCAGCTGGCCAAGCACCTAGGCGCCCACGTGGTGGCTACGGCTTCGGCCGCTAAGCGCGACTTTGTGCAAAGCCTAGGTGCCGATGAGATTGTGGACTACCAGCAGCAAGCCTTTGAGCAGGCCGTAGCTCCCGTGGATGTGGTGCTCGACTGCCTCGCCGGCGACACCCAGCTCCGCTCCCTAGAGGTGCTGAAGCCCGGCGGTACGCTGGTGAGCATCCTGGGCCTTACGCCCGATACGCCGCAGCGCGCCGAGCAGCGCGGCGTTACGGCCAAGGGCATGCTGGTGAACTCCAACGAGCCGGGCATGCAGCAAGTAGCCGAGTTGCTGGGCAGCGGCGCGCTCCGCTCGCACGTGTCGCACACGTTTGCCTTCGAGCAATTGCCACAAGCCCTGGACGAAGTAGCCACCGGCCGCACCCAAGGCAAAGTGGTGGTTACGCTGTAA
- a CDS encoding M61 metallopeptidase family protein, protein MRLLLLVCCLLPTLLLAQHRLDYAVHYSPNLGSEGLRVQLSVRTPKATDSTYFHFANEVWGEKDLLRCIGGFAGENALYRFRVVPDSNRIVVYHPRTRLVSFSYRVKQDAAEYPRDAFNRPRVTDTYFHVLGESLFATPEFITNTPTEPDITATIRWVGFPKGYVLHNTFASQVAQQTFRGKLWTQFFRSLYVGGDYRLQQFSYRNRPVYLAIRGQWHHYDDARVLSNMQKVLSTQREFWNDAGPAMYTVFLSPTISTADTTWHGQSMRGESMYQGFKLQSSNNPFNNWDLLGYMFNHEMMHDWLGGQIGAAHEELNYWFTEGFTDYYAYKNRLRNGSLSLDDWLKSFNSRVIKSLYNNPERNQPNYVLKDNFWKSRSFETLPYRRGALFAFWLDNQILKKSKYTRSLDDLMRDMLQACRQPGQKFTDERFLAMVQDYLHEDISAFFQKHILVGADLPLATADLIEGFAVETVQGMPVLKTTGASNAVRERYLNNKPAAKSVAQK, encoded by the coding sequence ATGAGACTGCTGCTACTCGTTTGCTGCCTGCTGCCCACCCTGCTGCTGGCCCAGCACCGCCTCGATTACGCCGTGCACTACTCACCCAACCTAGGCTCCGAGGGGTTGCGGGTGCAGCTGAGCGTGCGCACGCCCAAGGCCACCGATTCTACTTATTTCCACTTCGCCAACGAGGTGTGGGGCGAGAAGGATCTGCTGCGGTGCATTGGCGGGTTTGCGGGCGAAAACGCGCTGTACCGCTTTCGGGTGGTGCCCGATAGCAACCGCATTGTGGTGTACCACCCGCGCACCCGCTTGGTGAGCTTCTCGTACCGCGTAAAGCAGGATGCAGCCGAGTACCCGCGCGATGCCTTCAACCGGCCTCGCGTGACGGACACGTACTTCCACGTGCTGGGCGAGTCGTTGTTTGCCACGCCCGAGTTCATCACCAACACGCCCACCGAGCCCGACATTACGGCTACCATTCGCTGGGTGGGTTTTCCGAAGGGCTACGTGCTGCACAACACGTTTGCCTCGCAGGTGGCGCAGCAAACCTTTCGGGGCAAGCTCTGGACGCAGTTTTTCCGCTCGCTGTACGTGGGCGGCGACTACCGCCTGCAGCAGTTTAGCTACCGCAACCGCCCGGTGTACCTGGCCATCCGCGGGCAGTGGCACCACTACGACGATGCCCGCGTGCTCAGCAACATGCAGAAGGTGCTCAGCACCCAGCGCGAGTTCTGGAACGATGCCGGCCCGGCCATGTACACCGTGTTTCTGAGCCCCACCATCAGCACCGCCGACACCACCTGGCACGGGCAGAGCATGCGGGGCGAGAGCATGTACCAGGGCTTCAAGCTGCAGTCGTCGAACAACCCGTTCAACAACTGGGATTTGCTCGGCTATATGTTCAACCACGAAATGATGCACGACTGGCTGGGCGGGCAAATTGGCGCTGCGCACGAGGAGCTGAACTACTGGTTTACGGAGGGCTTCACCGATTACTACGCCTACAAAAACCGCCTGCGCAACGGCTCCCTTTCGCTCGACGACTGGCTGAAGAGCTTCAACAGCCGCGTCATCAAGTCGCTCTATAACAACCCCGAGCGCAACCAGCCCAACTACGTGCTCAAAGACAACTTCTGGAAGTCGCGCAGCTTCGAAACGCTGCCCTACCGCCGCGGGGCGCTGTTTGCCTTCTGGCTCGATAACCAGATACTGAAGAAATCGAAGTACACCCGCTCGCTCGACGACCTGATGCGCGACATGCTGCAAGCCTGCCGCCAGCCGGGCCAGAAGTTTACCGACGAGCGGTTCCTGGCCATGGTGCAGGATTACCTACACGAAGACATCAGCGCGTTTTTTCAGAAGCACATTTTAGTAGGCGCCGATTTGCCCCTCGCTACCGCCGATTTGATCGAAGGCTTTGCGGTGGAAACCGTGCAGGGCATGCCGGTACTGAAAACCACCGGCGCTAGCAATGCCGTGCGCGAGCGGTACCTCAACAACAAGCCCGCCGCTAAATCGGTAGCGCAAAAGTAA
- a CDS encoding MBT domain-containing protein, with protein sequence MHLPLPCRLSALGLLPLALLVQAQTPAAYKVGDAVQIQWKSSWYPGRVLEAKNGSYKIHYDGYAASWDEWVAPARLKAASAAAPVPKPTPAVPSAKPLPATKTSAAGKDGPPVGKYLCYTTAANMLVGSMWIMPGGQYKILEAGPVGTYRFDARTRELTWASGSNLRLKRRGWYAGPTDKDDIRSESNQNRHTILYLEEGATGSPYDNQREGETNFIRCYCQDQ encoded by the coding sequence ATGCACCTACCTCTACCCTGCCGTCTTTCAGCCCTAGGTTTACTGCCGCTTGCGCTGCTTGTGCAGGCCCAAACTCCGGCCGCCTACAAAGTCGGCGACGCAGTCCAGATTCAGTGGAAAAGCTCGTGGTACCCAGGCAGGGTTCTGGAGGCGAAAAACGGCTCCTACAAAATTCACTACGATGGCTACGCCGCCAGCTGGGATGAATGGGTTGCTCCAGCCCGCCTGAAAGCAGCGTCGGCTGCCGCACCGGTTCCCAAACCTACACCTGCAGTGCCCTCGGCGAAGCCACTGCCCGCCACCAAAACTTCGGCGGCCGGCAAGGATGGTCCGCCAGTAGGCAAGTACTTATGCTACACCACCGCAGCCAACATGCTGGTGGGCAGCATGTGGATAATGCCCGGCGGCCAATACAAAATACTAGAGGCCGGGCCCGTAGGCACCTACCGTTTCGATGCCCGTACGCGCGAGCTTACCTGGGCTAGCGGCTCGAACCTGCGCCTAAAGCGCCGTGGCTGGTATGCTGGCCCTACCGATAAAGACGACATACGCAGCGAAAGCAACCAAAACCGGCACACCATTCTGTACCTGGAGGAAGGCGCCACCGGCTCGCCCTACGACAACCAGCGCGAAGGCGAAACCAACTTCATTCGCTGCTACTGCCAAGATCAGTAA
- a CDS encoding GNAT family N-acetyltransferase, with the protein MFKALHSDGITLHLINEDNLTEVFSLFQGHPDTQPMLEEMFRNYLPRYERDQRTNFGFYSMLDAELAGMTLLSVDSWEERAGSTGADVFEHMRGRGVTPRSKPHLFYLAFELLGLNRVATGCRVSNLSSKRSIEKTTGFQFEGVMRESGLNDLGEFEDELLYAILRRDWLQLYDASRVQVLY; encoded by the coding sequence ATGTTCAAAGCGCTGCACTCCGATGGCATTACGCTGCACCTCATCAACGAGGACAACCTGACGGAGGTGTTCAGCCTGTTCCAGGGCCACCCCGATACGCAGCCCATGCTGGAGGAAATGTTTCGCAACTACCTGCCTAGGTACGAGCGCGACCAGCGCACCAACTTCGGCTTTTACTCCATGCTGGACGCGGAGCTGGCCGGCATGACGCTGCTTTCGGTGGATAGCTGGGAAGAACGAGCAGGCTCGACCGGCGCCGATGTATTCGAGCACATGCGCGGCCGCGGCGTTACGCCGCGCAGCAAGCCGCACTTGTTTTACCTGGCCTTCGAGTTGCTGGGCCTGAACCGCGTAGCCACCGGCTGCCGCGTGTCGAACTTGTCGTCGAAGCGCTCCATCGAGAAAACCACGGGCTTTCAGTTCGAGGGCGTGATGCGCGAATCGGGCCTGAACGACCTAGGCGAGTTCGAAGACGAGCTGCTCTACGCCATTCTGCGCCGCGATTGGCTGCAGCTCTACGATGCCAGCCGGGTGCAAGTGCTGTATTAA